One window of Oryza brachyantha chromosome 12, ObraRS2, whole genome shotgun sequence genomic DNA carries:
- the LOC102717391 gene encoding monothiol glutaredoxin-S12, chloroplastic: MATSPSAATATASLRLPLSARASFPSSSSSPSSSRLRFPLRRRPARRGLAASAFTKLSEASPVPIPPEPAQPLPDEGALPPKPGVYGVYDPAGELQFVGISRNVRASVEGHRRKVPADLCGSVKVAISDEEAPDRTVLTNAWKSWLEEHITATGKAPPGNVAGNYTWVGPPQRPPDLRLTPGRHVQLTVPLEQLIDRLVKDNKVVAFIKGSRSAPQCGFSQRVVGILESHGVDFVTVDVLDEEHNHGLRESLKTYSNWPTFPQVFVGGELVGGCDIISSMAEKGELAALFQK; encoded by the exons ATGGCgacctccccctccgccgccaccgccaccgcctcgctccggctccccctctccgcgcgcgcctccttcccctcctcctcctcctcccccagcAGCAGCCGACTCCGCttcccgctccgccgccgccccgcgcgaCGGGGCCTAGCCGCCTCCGCCTTCACGAAGCTCTCCGAGGCGTCCCCCGTCCCCATCCCTCCGGAGCCCGCGCAGCCGTTGCCCGACGAGGGGGCGCTGCCGCCCAAGCCCGGGGTCTACGGGGTGTACGaccccgccggcgagctgcagTTCGTCGGGATATCGCGCAACGTCAGGGCCAGCGTCGAGGGGCACCGCAGGAAGGTGCCTGCCGACCTGTGCGGCTCCGTTAAG GTTGCCATATCAGATGAGGAGGCACCAGATCGAACTGTCCTGACTAATGCCTGGAAGTCATGGTTGGAAGAACACATAACAGCCACGGGAAAGGCACCACCAGGAAATGTTGCTGGAAATTACACCTGGGTTGGACCTCCACAGAGGCCTCCAGACTTGCGATTGACACCTGGTCGCCATGTTCAGCTAACTGTGCCACTAGAACAGTTGATTGATCGGTTAGTGAAGGATAACAAAGTGGTTGCGTTCATCAAAGGATCAAGGAGTGCACCCCAGTGTGGGTTCTCGCAAAGGGTTGTAGGGATCTTGGAATCACATGGAGTGGATTTTGTGACCGTTGATGTTCTTGATGAGGAGCACAACCATGGGTTGCGAGAGTCCCTGAAGACATACAGCAACTGGCCAACTTTCCCACAGGTCTTTGTTGGAGGGGAGCTTGTGGGTGGATGTGATATTATTTCATCCATGGCTGAGAAGGGGGAACTTGCTGCTCTTTTTCAGAAATAG
- the LOC102718510 gene encoding transmembrane 9 superfamily member 1-like yields the protein MLPHPPSSACRGSGLLLALAALLLLLTPASASESDHKYKVEEPVKLWVNKVGPYNNPQETYNYYSLPFCQPSENPAHKWGGLGEVLGGNELIDSQIDIKFLRNEEKVTICTLELDSNKVQQFSDAIDSSYWFEFFMDDLPLWGFVGETDKNNENKRYIYTHKSILVKYNDNRIIHVNLTQESPKLLEAGKKLDMTYSVKWLATDVTFARRFEVYLDYPFFEHQIHWFSIFNSFMMVIFLTGLVSMILMRTLRNDYAKYAREDDDLESLERDVNEESGWKLVHGDVFRPPRSLAFLSAVVGIGTQLAALILLVIIMAIVGMLYVGRGSIITTFIVCYALTSFISGYVSGGLYSRNGGKNWIKAMILTASLFPFLCFGIGFVLNTIAIFYRSLAAIPFGTMVVMFVLWAFISFPLVLLGTVVGRNWSGAPNNPCRVKTIPRPIPEKKWYLTPSVISLMGGLLPFGSIFIEMYFVFTSFWNYKVYYVYGFMLLVFVILLIVTICVTIVGTYFLLNAENYHWQWTSFLSAASTALYVYLYSIYYYHVKTKMSGFFQTSFYFGYTLMFCLGLGILCGAIGYLGSTLFVRRIYRNIKCD from the exons atgctCCCGCACCCCCCCTCGTCCGCCTGCCGCGGcagcggcctcctcctcgccctcgccgccctcctcctcctcctcacgcccgcctccgcctccgagTCAGACCACAAG TATAAAGTTGAAGAACCAGTTAAGCTCTGGGTGAATAAAGTCGGCCCTTACAATAACCCACAAGAAACTTACAACTATTACAGCCTTCCATTTTGTCAACCATCTGAGAACCCTGCGCATAAATGGGGTGGTCTTGGTGAGGTCCTGGGTGGAAATGAGCTGATCGATAGTCAGATTGACATAAAGTTCTTAA GAAATGAGGAGAAGGTCACCATTTGTACACTTGAGCTTGATTCTAATAAGGTTCAGCAGTTTTCTGATGCCATTGACAGCTCATActggtttgaatttttcatgG ATGATCTGCCTCTTTGGG GTTTTGTTGGGGAGACTGACAAAAACAATGAAAACAAGCGTTATATCTACACACACAAGAGCATTCTTGTCAAATACAACGATAACAGG ataattcaTGTTAATCTCACCCAAGAGTCTCCTAAGCTTCTTGAAGCTGGCAAGAAATTGGACATGACATATTCAGTGAAGTGGTTGGCAACAGATGTGACCTTTGCACGTCGCTTTGAAGTATATCTGGACTATCCTTTCTTTGAGCACCAG ATTCATTGGTTCTCCATTTTCAATTCTTTCATGATGGTTATTTTCCTCACTGGTTTGGTTTCAATGATATTGATGCGGACATTGAGGAATGACTATGCAAAGTATGCTCGTGAAGATGATGATCTGGAGTCACTG gaGAGAGACGTTAATGAGGAATCTGGATGGAAGCTTGTCCATGGTGATGTATTTCGCCCTCCTCGAAGTTTGGCCTTTCTTTCTGCTGTTGTTGGTATCGGCACTCAGCTGGCAGCTCTTATCCTTCTTGTCATTATAATGGCCATTGTTGGCATGCTATATGTTGG GCGAGGGTCTATCATCACAACCTTCATTGTGTGCTATGCTCTTACATCTTTCATTTCTGGCTATGTCAGTGGTGGCCTCTATTCAAGGAATGGTG GTAAAAACTGGATAAAGGCTATGATCCTTACAGCATCCCTATTTCCATTCTTGTGCTTTGGAATTGGCTTTGTTCTGAACACAATTGCTATCTTCTACCGATCATTAGCAGCAATACCATTCGGCACAATGGTTGTCATGTTTGTCCTTTGGGCCTTCATTTCTTTTCCACTTGTGCTTCTGGGAACTGTTGTTGGTAGGAACTGGAGTGGTGCTCCTAACAATCCCTGCCGAGTAAAGACTATTCCACGGCCTATTCCTGAGAAGAAGTGGTATCTTACACCTTCTGTTATCTCATTAATGGGTGGGCTGCTTCCCTTTGGCAGTATCTTCATTGAGATGTACTTTGTCTTCACATCATTCTGGAACTACAAG GTCTATTATGTCTACGGCTTCATGTTACTGGTCTTTGTCATCCTTCTGATAGTTACTATCTGTGTCACTATCGTGGGTACTTATTTCTTGCTGAATGCTGAGAATTATCACTGGCAATGGACTTCATTTCTCTCTGCTGCATCAACTGCattatatgtgtatttgtaTTCCATATACTACTATCATGTAAAGACAAAGATGTCAGGATTTTTCCAGACAAGTTTCTACTTCGGCTATACATTGATGTTCTGCCTTGGTCTAGGCATACTCTGCG GTGCTATTGGCTATCTAGGGTCAACTCTTTTTGTGAGGAGAATCTACAGAAACATCAAATGCGATTAA
- the LOC102718792 gene encoding nifU-like protein 1, chloroplastic translates to MQTTTTPVTAAAAAVTTTASFSSKVAATARSSQRRSSSSPATRLVANPTHRRPPLAVGAIAGLDPVPAVQLPLTAGNVEFVLDEVRPYLSADGGDVALHEIAGNVVRLKLQGACGSCPSSLVTIKMGIERRLMEKIPDVAAVEPVADKGTGLELNEENVEKVLNDIRPYLAGTGGGKLQLLMIKGPIVKVRLTGPAAVVRTVRVAVNKKLREKIPSITVVRLLP, encoded by the exons ATGCAGACGACGACCACGCCcgtcacggcggcggcggcggcggtcaccaccaccgcctcatTCTCCTCCAAG GTCGCGGCCACCGCTAGGTCGTCGCAGCGCCGGAGCAGCTCCTCTCCGGCGACAAGATTGGTCGCCAACCCCACTCACCGGCGGCCACCGCTAG CTGTTGGAGCCATTGCCGGTCTGGATCCAGTCCCAGCGGTGCAGCTGCCATTAACCGCTGGAAACGTGGAGTTTGTTCTGGATGAAGTGCGGCCATACCTCAGTGCAGACGGAGGGGACGTTGCCCTCCATGAGATCGCCGGCAATGTGGTCAGGCTGAAGCTGCAGGGAGCCTGTGGATCTTGCCCAAGCTCGTTGGTTACGATCAAGATGGGCATCGAGCGGCGCCTGATGGAGAAAATACCagatgttgctgctgttgaacCTGTTGCAGATAAGGGGACTGGGCTTGAGCTGAATGAAGAGAATGTTGAAAAG GTACTCAATGATATCAGGCCATACCTTGCTGGCACAGGAGGTGGCAAGCTCCAGCTTCTCATGATCAAGGGCCCCATTGTGAAGGTCCGGCTCACTGGCCCTGCTGCAGTTGTGAGGACTGTTAGAGTAGCTGTCAATAAGAAGCTCCGAGAGAAGATCCCATCCATTACAGTCGTCCGATTATTGCCATAA
- the LOC102719067 gene encoding replication factor C subunit 2 isoform X2 — protein sequence MAPLVPSSQPWVEKYPELYKSRVLELNASDERGINVVRTKIKDFAAVAVGTARKGGYPCPPYKIIILDEADSMTEDAQNALRRTMETYSKVTRFFFICNYISRIIEPLASRCAKFRFKPLSEEVMSNRILHICNEEGVSLDAQALATLSSISNGDLRRAITYLQSAARLFGSSISSTDLISVSGAIPEDVVKSLLASCKSGEFDVANKEVNNIIADGYPVSQLISQFLDVIVHADDIPDEQKARICKKLGEADKCLVDGADEYLQLLDVASETIRALFDMPQTLVF from the exons ATGGCGCCGCTCGTGCCGTCCTCGCAGCCATGGGTGGAGAAATA TCCAGAGCTCTACAAATCAAGGGTTCTAGAACTTAATGCTAGCGATGAGCGTGGAATTAATGTGGTGAGGACTAAGATCAAGGACTTTGCTGCTGTCGCTGTTGGTACTGCACGAAAAGG TGGTTACCCCTGCCCACCATACAAGATTATTATACTAGATGAAGCAGATTCGATGACAGAAGATGCCCAG AATGCTTTGAGGCGTACTATGGAAACTTACTCCAAAGTGACAAGATTCTTTTTCATATGCAATTACATCAGCAG GATAATAGAACCACTTGCATCAAGATGTGCAAAGTTTAGATTCAAGCCTCTTTCAGAAGAAGTAATGAGCAATcgtattttacatatatgcaACGAAGAAGGGGTCAGTCTTGATGCTCAG GCATTGGCCACACTAAGCTCCATCTCTAATGGTGACCTCCGTCGTGCTATAACCTATCTTCAG AGTGCTGCTCGCTTGTTTGGATCTTCTATTTCTTCCACCGACTTGATTAGTGTTTCAGGG GCTATCCCTGAAGACGTTGTCAAGTCATTGCTTGCGTCTTGCAAATCTGGCGAATTTGATGTGGCAAACAAGGaagttaataatattattgCAGATGGATATCCCGTTTCACAGTTGATCTCACAG TTTCTAGATGTGATAGTTCATGCTGATGATATTCCAGATGAGCAGAAGGCAAGGATATGTAAAAAGCTTGGGGAAGCAGATAAG tGCTTGGTCGATGGAGCAGATGAGTATCTACAACTTTTGGATGTGGCTAGTGAGACTATCCGTGCTCTTTTTGACATGCCACAAACGCTGGTCTTCTAA
- the LOC102719067 gene encoding replication factor C subunit 2 isoform X1 — translation MAPLVPSSQPWVEKYRPRQVKDVAHQEEVVRVLTTTLQTADLPHMLFYGPPGTGKTTTALAIAYQLYGPELYKSRVLELNASDERGINVVRTKIKDFAAVAVGTARKGGYPCPPYKIIILDEADSMTEDAQNALRRTMETYSKVTRFFFICNYISRIIEPLASRCAKFRFKPLSEEVMSNRILHICNEEGVSLDAQALATLSSISNGDLRRAITYLQSAARLFGSSISSTDLISVSGAIPEDVVKSLLASCKSGEFDVANKEVNNIIADGYPVSQLISQFLDVIVHADDIPDEQKARICKKLGEADKCLVDGADEYLQLLDVASETIRALFDMPQTLVF, via the exons ATGGCGCCGCTCGTGCCGTCCTCGCAGCCATGGGTGGAGAAATA CCGGCCGAGGCAGGTGAAGGACGTGGCGCACCAGGAGGAGGTGGTTCGCGTGCTCACCACCACCCTCCAGACCGCCGAC CTGCCGCACATGCTGTTCTATGGCCCGCCTGGCACCGGGAAGACCACCACCGCGCTTGCAATTGCTTACCAGCTCTACGG TCCAGAGCTCTACAAATCAAGGGTTCTAGAACTTAATGCTAGCGATGAGCGTGGAATTAATGTGGTGAGGACTAAGATCAAGGACTTTGCTGCTGTCGCTGTTGGTACTGCACGAAAAGG TGGTTACCCCTGCCCACCATACAAGATTATTATACTAGATGAAGCAGATTCGATGACAGAAGATGCCCAG AATGCTTTGAGGCGTACTATGGAAACTTACTCCAAAGTGACAAGATTCTTTTTCATATGCAATTACATCAGCAG GATAATAGAACCACTTGCATCAAGATGTGCAAAGTTTAGATTCAAGCCTCTTTCAGAAGAAGTAATGAGCAATcgtattttacatatatgcaACGAAGAAGGGGTCAGTCTTGATGCTCAG GCATTGGCCACACTAAGCTCCATCTCTAATGGTGACCTCCGTCGTGCTATAACCTATCTTCAG AGTGCTGCTCGCTTGTTTGGATCTTCTATTTCTTCCACCGACTTGATTAGTGTTTCAGGG GCTATCCCTGAAGACGTTGTCAAGTCATTGCTTGCGTCTTGCAAATCTGGCGAATTTGATGTGGCAAACAAGGaagttaataatattattgCAGATGGATATCCCGTTTCACAGTTGATCTCACAG TTTCTAGATGTGATAGTTCATGCTGATGATATTCCAGATGAGCAGAAGGCAAGGATATGTAAAAAGCTTGGGGAAGCAGATAAG tGCTTGGTCGATGGAGCAGATGAGTATCTACAACTTTTGGATGTGGCTAGTGAGACTATCCGTGCTCTTTTTGACATGCCACAAACGCTGGTCTTCTAA
- the LOC102719346 gene encoding SWI/SNF complex subunit SWI3C-like → MPRKAPSTADARAKWQRRKRNGNPSAAAGDNSDDSDSVVGGGSAAANGGGGGGDNHDDDDGALHATVANGGAGGSGTLGGGDDDPVLDLREAEVLPGGERVSAFPPAYRRVVNRLHHSVLAVVAAERAAAGAGGGGATGPAPALENISHGQLQVLSHVLPDHPSLSNDPDKPSSYVCTPPLLMECRGMPKQFLNKVLIVPRHADWFLPMMVHRLERQVLPHFFSGKSPGHTPDKYIMLRNRVIAKYLEHPEKKLAFADCQGLVTSSAELYDLSRIVRFLDTWGIINYLAPGSVQRGLRMLTSLIREEPSGELHLMSAPLKSIDGLILFDRPKCSVKAEDIAFVASISSSPEMANGDADLDEKTLLEKLSDSFCSFCAQPLPSLHYESQKEADIALCSDCFHDARFVIGHSSLDFQRVDGKKDGADNDGDSWTDQETLLLLEAIDKHNENWNAVAEHVGTKSKAQCIYHFLGLPVEDGLLENIEVPEASSSSKVQNNGFLRSNSNGSTSGSSRQSSEAGQIPFINTANPVMSLVAFLTSSVGPRVAASCASAALSVLTSDDSSSIGNDGHAAGPNSDSNSAISSENVRHAAMCGLSAAATKCKLFADQEEREIQRLTATIINHQLKRLELKLKQFAEIETILLRDSEQAERVRQELHAQCVRMVSGIQLASPRGNTMASNPLSQANLRPPGMPGSMHQTAGTPAFYANNMQVHPQMAFLQQQQQQQQQHLQQQQQQHLQQQQLQRQAFFQQQQLQLQQQQRQLQMLSFGPRLPLAAINPPSGTAAQNVMYNNPNPDMPGPSNQG, encoded by the exons atgccTCGCAAGGCCCCCTCCACCGCAG ATGCGCGGGCCAAGTGGCAGAGGCGGAAGCGCAACGGCAAcccctccgcggcggcgggcgacaACTCCGACGACTCCGACTCGGTGGTCGGGGGCGggtccgcggcggcgaacggcggcggcggcggcggcgacaaccacgacgacgacgacggcgcgctcCACGCGACCGTCGCCAACGGGGGCGCGGGAGGGAGCGGAACCCTAGGCGGAGGGGATGACGACCCCGTGCTCGACCTCCGCGAGGCCGAGGTGCTCCCGGGGGGCGAGCGCGTCTCCGCCTTCCCGCCCGCGTACCGCCGCGTGGTCAACCGGCTCCACCACTCCGTGCTCGCTGTcgtggcggcggagcgcgccgcggctggcgctggcggcggaggcgccacTGGACCTGCCCCCGCGCTCGAGAATATCTCCCACGGGCAGCTCCAGGTGCTCTCGCACGTGCTCCCTGACCACCCGTCCTTGTCCAACGACCCCGACAAGCCGTCCTCCTACGTCTGCACCCCTCCTCTACTCATGGAGTGCCGCGGCATGCCCAAGCAATTCCTCAACAAAGTGCTCATCGTGCCCAGGCACGCAG ATTGGTTCTTGCCGATGATGGTGCACAGATTGGAGAGGCAGGTGCTGCCACATTTCTTCTCAGGGAAGTCCCCAGGGCACACGCCAGACAAATACATAATGTTGAGGAATAGGGTAATTGCAAAGTATTTGGAGCACCCTGAGAAGAAACTTGCATTTGCTGATTGCCAAGGGCTTGTCACAAGCTCGGCTGAGTTGTATGACCTGAGTAGAATAGTTAGGTTTTTGGACACTTGGGGGATCATTAATTACCTTGCGCCTGGGTCTGTTCAACGGGGCTTGAGGATGCTGACATCACTAATCAGGGAGGAGCCATCAGGGGAGTTGCATCTAATGTCTGCTCCCTTGAAATCCATTGATGGTTTGATTTTGTTTGATCGACCAAAATGCAGTGTCAAGGCAGAGGATATTGCCTTTGTGGCATCAATCTCATCTTCTCCAGAGATGGCAAATGGTGATGCTGATTTGGATGAGAAAACATTGTTGGAGAAATTATCTGACAGCTTTTGTAGTTTCTGCGCACAGCCTCTGCCCAGCTTGCACTATGAGTCACAAAAGGAG GCAGACATTGCTCTTTGCTCGGATTGCTTCCACGATGCAAGATTTGTTATTGGGCACTCAAGCTTAGATTTTCAAAGAGTGGATGGGAAGAAAGATGGAGCAGACAATGATGGGGACAGCTGGACTGATCAGGAAACGTTACTGTTATTGGAGGCCATAGATAAACACAATGAAAACTGGAATGCTGTTGCAGAGCATGTCGGAACAAAGTCAAAAGCACAATGTATTTACCATTTTCTTGGTCTTCCAGTAGAAGACGGATTGCTAGAGAATATTGAAGTACCAGAAGCATCCAGTTCGTCTAAAGTACAAAACAACGGTTTTTTGCGTTCAAATTCCAATGGCAGTACTTCAG GAAGCTCTCGTCAAAGTAGCGAAGCTGGACAAATTCCTTTCATTAACACTGCTAATCCGGTCATGTCACTG GTTGCGTTTTTGACCTCTTCAGTAGGACCAAGAGTTGCAGCATCCTGTGCAAGTGCAGCACTATCTGTTTTGACTAGTGATGACTCCAG TTCAATAGGCAATGATGGCCATGCTGCTGGACCGAACAGTG ATTCCAACTCGGCCATCTCTTCAGAAAATGTTAGACATGCTGCAATGTGTGGCTTGTCAGCGGCAGCAACTAAGTGTAAACTTTTTGCGGATCAGGAGGAGCGTGAAATTCAGAGATTAACTGCTACCATCATAAATCATCAG TTGAAAAGGCTGGAGTTGAAGTTGAAGCAATTTGCGGAGATTGAGACCATTCTTTTGAGGGACAGCGAGCAGGCTGAGAGGGTGAGGCAGGAGCTGCATGCTCAGTGCGTCCGAATGGTTTCAGGGATTCAGTTAGCTTCGCCTAGAGGCAACACCATGGCATCAAATCCATTGAGTCAAGCGAATCTTCGACCACCGGGAATGCCAGGCTCGATGCACCAGACGGCTGGCACGCCAGCTTTCTATGCCAATAACATGCAGGTGCACCCACAGATGGCTTTcttgcagcagcaacagcagcagcagcagcagcacct